One window of the Peromyscus maniculatus bairdii isolate BWxNUB_F1_BW_parent chromosome 18, HU_Pman_BW_mat_3.1, whole genome shotgun sequence genome contains the following:
- the Dctn2 gene encoding dynactin subunit 2 isoform X2 → MLGEGLGVKETPQQKYQRLLHEVQELTTEVERIKTTVKEAATEEKLTPVVLAKQLAALKQQLVASHLEKLLGPDAAINLTDPDGALAKRLLLQLEATRSSKGAPGGRTTGGAPPESSLVTYELHSRPEQDKFSQAAKVAELEKRLTELEATVRCDQDAQNPLSAGLQGACLMETVELLQAKVSALDLAVLDQVEARLQSVLGKVNEIAKHKASVEDADTQSKVHQLYETIQRWSPIASTLPELVQRLVTIKQLHEQAMQFGQLLTHLDTTQQMIAASLKDNTALLSQVQTTMRENLATVEGNFASIDERMRRLGK, encoded by the exons ATG cttgGAGAGGGTCTGGGGGTGAAGGAGACGCCTCAGCAGAAGTACCAGCGACTGCTGCACGAAGTGCAGGAGCTGACGACGGAGGTGGAGAGGATCAAG ACCACAGTGAAGGAGGCAGCCACCGAGGAGAAGCTGACCCCCGTGGTTCTGGCCAAGCAGCTGGCTGCCCTTAAGCAGCAGCTGGTCGCCTCCCACCTGGAGAAGCTGCTGGGACCCGATGCTGCCATCAACCTCACTGACCCGGACGGAGCCCTGGCTAA GCGTCTACTGCTGCAGCTGGAAGCAACCAGGAGCAGCAAGGGGGCTCCAGGGGGAAGGACCACAGGCGGGGCCCCCCCAGAGAGCAGCCTCGTCACCTACGAGCTCCACTCGCGGCCTGAGCAGGACAAGTTCTCACAAGCTGCCAAA GTTGCAGAACTTGAGAAGCGCCTGACGGAGCTGGAGGCCACTGTCCGCTGTGACCAGGATGCTCAG AATCCCCTTTCTGCAGGTCTGCAGGGAGCCTGTCTCATG GAAACTGTAGAACTGTTGCAGGCCAAGGTGAGCGCCCTGGACCTCGCAGTTCTGGACCAAGTAGAGGCCCGGCTGCAG AGTGTCCTGGGAAAGGTGAATGAGATCGCCAAGCACAAGGCCTCTGTGGAGGACGCAGACACGCAGAGCAAG GTGCATCAGCTTTATGAAACCATACAGCGCTGGAGCCCCATCGCCTCTACCCTTCCCGAGCTGGTGCAGAGACTCGTCACCATCAAGCAGCTCCATGAGCAAG CTATGCAGTTTGGTCAGCTCCTGACACACCTGGACACCACGCAGCAGATGATCGCCGCCTCCCTTAAGGACAACACCGCTCTCCTGAGCCAG GTGCAGACAACTATGCGTGAGAACTTGGCCACGGTTGAGGGGAATTTTGCCAGCATTGATGAGCGGATGAGGAGGCTGGGGAAGTGA
- the Mbd6 gene encoding methyl-CpG-binding domain protein 6 isoform X2, producing MNGGNETSGADRAGGPVATSVPIGWQRCVREGAVLYISPSGTELSSLEQTRSYLLSDGTCKCGLECPLNVPKVFNFDPLAPVTPGGAGVGPASEEDMTKLCNHRRKAVAMATLYRSMETTCSHSSPGEGASPQMFHTVSPGPPSVRPPCRVPPTAPLNGGPGSLPQEAPSVPQSFPLVAGPAGLFPPPRPPDPVPSGGSSSPCFLPRGNAPSPAPPPPPAISLNAPSYNWRASLRSSLVPSDLGSPPAPHASSSPPSDSPLFHCSDALTPPPLPPSNNLPAPPGPSGPPGPATQPPVSSATMHLPLVLGSLGGAPTVEGPGAPPFLASSLLSAAAKAQHPPLPPPSTLQGRRPRAQAPSASHSSPRPSQRRPRRPPTVLRLLEGGGAPPTPRRSRPRAPAPVPQAFPLPEPSQPSHPILPSVLSLLGLPTPGPSHSDGSFNLLGSDAHLPPPPTLSSGSPPQPRHPSQPSLPGTTSGSLSRVPGAPAPPAASKAPVVPSPVLQSPSDGLGMGAGPACPLPPLAGGEAFPFPSPEQGLALSGAGFPGMLGALPLPLGLGQPPPSPLLSHSLFGVLAGGGQPPPEPLLPPPGGPGPPLAPGEPEGPSLLVASLLSPPPSDLLPPPPAPPSNLLASFLPLLALGPTAGDGEGSAEGAGGPSGEPFSGLGDLPPLLFPPLSAPPTLIALNSALLAASLDPPSGTPPQPCVLSAPQPGPPTSSVTTATTDPGASSLGKAPSNSGRPPQLLSPLLSASLLGDLSSLASSPGSLPGLLQPPGPLLSSQLGLQLLPGGGAPPSLSETSSPLACLLQSLQIPPEQPDAPCLPPESPASALEPEPARPPLSALAPPHGSPDPPVPELLTGRGSGKRGRRGGGGLRGINGETRPGRGRKPGSRREPGRLALKWGTRGGFNGQMERSPRRTHHWQHNGELTEGGAEPKDPPLSGPRSEDLKVPPGTVRKSRRGRRRKYNPARNSSSSRQDVTLEPSPTTRAAVPLPPRARPGRPAKNKRRKLAP from the exons ATGAATGGGGGCAATGAGACCAGTGGAGCAGACAGAGCTGGGGGCCCTGTGGCCACATCTGTCCCCATCGGTTGGCAGCGCTGTGTGCGAGAGGGTGCTGTGCTCTATATCAG CCCAAGTGGCACAGAGCTGTCTTCCTTGGAGCAGACCCGGAGCTACCTCCTCAGCGATGGGACCTGCAAGTGCGGTCTGGAGTGTCCACTCAATGTCCCCAAG GTTTTCAACTTTGACCCCTTGGCCCCGGTGACCCCGggcggggctggggtggggcctgCATCAGAGGAGGACATGACCAAGCTGTGCAACCACAGGCGGAAAGCTGTTGCCATGGCAACTCTGTACCGCAGCATGGAGACCACCTGCTCACACTCTTCTCCTG GAGAGGGAGCGAGCCCCCAAATGTTCCACACTGTGTCCCCAGGGCCCCCCTCTGTCCGCCCTCCTTGTCGAGTTCCCCCCACAGCTCCTCTTAATGGGGGTCCTGGCTCCCTCCCCCAAGAAGCCCCCTCAGTTCCTCAGTCCTTCCCCCTTGTAGCAGGCCCTGCAGGGCTCTTCCCACCACCACGGCCTCCTGATCCAGTTCCCTCTGGGGGTAGCAGCAGCCCTTGTTTCCTCCCGAGGGGCAatgctccctccccagccccacctcctccacctgctaTCAGCCTCAATGCCCCCTCCTACAACTGGAGAGCGTCTCTCCGGTCCAGCCTGGTGCCCTCCGACCTGGgctctcctccagcccctcacgcctcctcctccccaccttcaGACTCTCCTCTCTTCCACTGTAGTGATGCCTTAAcacctcctcccctgcccccgaGCAATAATCTCCCTGCTCCCCCTGGTCCCTCTGGTCCCCCTGGTCCCGCCACTCAGCCACCAGTGTCTTCAGCCACTATGCACCTGCCCTTGGTCCTGGGGTCCTTGGGAGGGGCCCCCACAGTGGAGGGGCCTGGGGCACCCCCATTCCTTGCTAGCAGCCTACTCTCTGCAGCGGCCAAGGCACAGCATCCCCCGCTGCCCCCTCCCAGCACTTTACAGGGCCGGAGGCCCCGTGCCCAGGCACCCTCAGCTTCCCACTCATCACCCCGCCCCTCGCAGCGTCGTCCTCGCCGGCCCCCAACTGTCTTGCGATTGCTAGAAGGGGGAGGAGCCCCTCCAACCCCTAGACGGAGCCGTCCTCGGGCCCCTGCTCCCGTCCCCCAGGCCTTTCCTCTCCCGGAGCCTTCCCAGCCATCCCATCCTATCCTCCCCTCTGTGCTGTCCCTGCTGGGACTCCCCACCCCCGGCCCTTCCCACTCGGACGGAAGCTTTAACCTTTTGGGGTCAGATGCacaccttcctcctcccccaaccctctCCTCAGGGAGCCCTCCCCAGCCCAGGCACCCCAGTCAGCCCTCTCTGCCTGGGACCACCAGTGGCAGCCTCAGCCGTGTGCCAG GTGCCCCTGCCCCACCAGCTGCCTCCAAAGCCCCTGTGGTGCCCAGTCCTGTGCTTCAAAGCCCATCTGATGGGCTGGGGATGGGGGCGGGCCcagcctgccctctgcctcccttggCTGGAGGGGAGGCTTTCCCTTTCCCCAGCCCTGAGCAGGGCCTGGCACTCAGTGGAGCTGGCTTCCCAGGGATGCTGGGGGCCTTGCCTCTCCCTCTGGGTCTGGGACAGCCCCCCCCTTCTCCCTTACTCAGCCACAGTTTATTTGGTGTGCTGGCCGGGGGAGGACAGCCTCCTCCTGAGCCCCTGCTGCCCCCACCAGGGGGACCTGGCCCCCCCTTAGCCCCAGGCGAGCCCGAAGGGCCTTCGCTTCTGGTGGCTTCTTTGCTTTCTCCGCCCCCTTCagacctcctcccccctcctcctgcgCCCCCCAGCAACCTTCTTGCTTCTTTTCTGCCCCTGCTGGCCCTGGGCCCCAcagctggggatggggagggatcTGCAGAGGGCGCCGGGGGTCCAAGTGGGGAGCCATTTTCAGGTTTAGGAGACCTGCCCCCCCTACTATTTCCCCCCCTCTCAGCCCCCCCGACCCTCATAGCTTTAAATTCCGcgctgctggctgccagcctggacCCCCCCTCGGGGACACCTCCCCAG CCCTGTGTCCTGAGTGCCCCCCAACCTGGACCACCTACCTCCAGTGTCACCACGGCAACTACTGACCCGGGGGCCTCCTCTCTGGGCAAGGCCCCCTCCAACTCAGGGAGACCCCCCCAACTTCTTAGCCCTCTGCTGAGTGCCAGCCTGCTGG GTGACCTGTCTTCACTGGCCAGCAGCCCTGGAAGCCTCCCCggcctgctgcagcctcctggCCCTCTCCTGTCCAGCCAGCTGGGACTGCAGCTCCTCCCTGGGGGGGGAGCGCCTCCCTCCCTGTCAGAGACTTCTAGTCCCCTCGCCTGCCTGCTACAGAGTCTCCAG ATCCCTCCAGAGCAGCCAGATGCCCCCTGTCTGCCCCCCGAGAGCCCCGCCTCAGCCCTCGAACCGGAGCCTGCCCGGCCTCCCCTCAGTGCCTTAGCCCCACCCCACGGTTCTCCTGACCCCCCAGTCCCTGAGCTGCTCACTGGGAGGGGGTCAGGAAAACGGGGccggaggggaggaggggggcttAGGGGCATTAATGGTGAGACCAGGCCAGGCAGAGGCCGAAAGCCTGGCAGCCGCCGAGAGCCTGGCCGACTGGCCCTCAAGTGGGGGACACGTGGTGGCTTCAATGGACAAATGGAACGGTCCCCAAGAAGGACCCACCACTGGCAGCATAATGGGGAGCTAACTGAGGGGGGTGCTGAGCCCAAGGATCCACCCCTTTCTGGGCCCCGTTCTGAGGACCTTAAG GTGCCCCCAGGGACAGTCAGAAAGTCTCGTCGTGGCCGGAGGAGAAAATACAA CCCTGCCCGGAACAGCAGTAGCTCCCGCCAGGACGTTACCTTGGAACCCAGTCCTACCACCCGA GCGGCtgtccctctgcctccccgggCCCGCCCTGGACGTCCTGCCAAAAATAAGAGGAGGAAACTGGCCCCGTAG
- the Ddit3 gene encoding DNA damage-inducible transcript 3 protein, which translates to MAAESLPFALEAVSSWELEAWYEDLQEVLSSDDNGGPYIPSPGNEEEDSKTLTTLDPASLAWLTEEPGPAEVTSTSQSPRSPDSSQSSMAQEEEEDEGKSRKRKQSGQCPARAGKQRMKEKEQENERRVAQLAQENERLKQEIERLTREVEATRRALIDRMVNLHQA; encoded by the exons ATGGCAGCTGAGTCCCTGCCTTTCGCCTTGGAGGCGGTATCCAGCTGGGAGCTGGAAGCCTGGTATGAGGATCTGCAGGAGGTGCTGTCCTCAGATGACAACGGGGGCCCCTACATTCCATCCCCTGGGAACGAGGAG GAAGACTCGAAAACCCTCACCACTCTTGACCCCGCATCCCTAGCGTGGCTGACTGAGGAGCCGGGGCCGGCAGAGGTCACAAGCACCTCCCAGAGCCCTCGCTCTCCAGATTCCAGTCAGAGTTCTAtggctcaggaggaggaggaggacgaaggGAAATCGAGGAAACGGAAACAGAGCGGTCAGTGCCCAGCCCGGGCTGGGAAGCAGCGCATGaaggagaaggaacaggagaACGAGAGGAGGGTGGCCCAGCTGGCCCAGGAGAATGAACGGCTCAAGCAGGAAATCGAGCGCCTGaccagggaggtggaggccaCTCGCCGGGCTCTCATCGACCGCATGGTGAATCTGCACCAGGCATGA
- the Dctn2 gene encoding dynactin subunit 2 isoform X1, with the protein MADPKYADLPGIARNEPDVYETSDLPEDDQAEFDAEELTSTSVEHIIVNPNAAYDKFKDKRVGTKGLDFSDRIGKTKRTGYESGDYEMLGEGLGVKETPQQKYQRLLHEVQELTTEVERIKTTVKEAATEEKLTPVVLAKQLAALKQQLVASHLEKLLGPDAAINLTDPDGALAKRLLLQLEATRSSKGAPGGRTTGGAPPESSLVTYELHSRPEQDKFSQAAKVAELEKRLTELEATVRCDQDAQNPLSAGLQGACLMETVELLQAKVSALDLAVLDQVEARLQSVLGKVNEIAKHKASVEDADTQSKVHQLYETIQRWSPIASTLPELVQRLVTIKQLHEQAMQFGQLLTHLDTTQQMIAASLKDNTALLSQVQTTMRENLATVEGNFASIDERMRRLGK; encoded by the exons GAGGAGCTGACCAGCACGAGTGTGGAGCACATCATTGTCAACCCCAACGCTGCCTatgacaagttcaaggacaaGAGAGTGGGAACAAAGGGACTCG ATTTCTCAGATCGCATTGGAAAAACCAAGAGGACGGGATATGAGTCTGGAGACTATGAGATG cttgGAGAGGGTCTGGGGGTGAAGGAGACGCCTCAGCAGAAGTACCAGCGACTGCTGCACGAAGTGCAGGAGCTGACGACGGAGGTGGAGAGGATCAAG ACCACAGTGAAGGAGGCAGCCACCGAGGAGAAGCTGACCCCCGTGGTTCTGGCCAAGCAGCTGGCTGCCCTTAAGCAGCAGCTGGTCGCCTCCCACCTGGAGAAGCTGCTGGGACCCGATGCTGCCATCAACCTCACTGACCCGGACGGAGCCCTGGCTAA GCGTCTACTGCTGCAGCTGGAAGCAACCAGGAGCAGCAAGGGGGCTCCAGGGGGAAGGACCACAGGCGGGGCCCCCCCAGAGAGCAGCCTCGTCACCTACGAGCTCCACTCGCGGCCTGAGCAGGACAAGTTCTCACAAGCTGCCAAA GTTGCAGAACTTGAGAAGCGCCTGACGGAGCTGGAGGCCACTGTCCGCTGTGACCAGGATGCTCAG AATCCCCTTTCTGCAGGTCTGCAGGGAGCCTGTCTCATG GAAACTGTAGAACTGTTGCAGGCCAAGGTGAGCGCCCTGGACCTCGCAGTTCTGGACCAAGTAGAGGCCCGGCTGCAG AGTGTCCTGGGAAAGGTGAATGAGATCGCCAAGCACAAGGCCTCTGTGGAGGACGCAGACACGCAGAGCAAG GTGCATCAGCTTTATGAAACCATACAGCGCTGGAGCCCCATCGCCTCTACCCTTCCCGAGCTGGTGCAGAGACTCGTCACCATCAAGCAGCTCCATGAGCAAG CTATGCAGTTTGGTCAGCTCCTGACACACCTGGACACCACGCAGCAGATGATCGCCGCCTCCCTTAAGGACAACACCGCTCTCCTGAGCCAG GTGCAGACAACTATGCGTGAGAACTTGGCCACGGTTGAGGGGAATTTTGCCAGCATTGATGAGCGGATGAGGAGGCTGGGGAAGTGA
- the Mbd6 gene encoding methyl-CpG-binding domain protein 6 isoform X1: MNGGNETSGADRAGGPVATSVPIGWQRCVREGAVLYISPSGTELSSLEQTRSYLLSDGTCKCGLECPLNVPKVFNFDPLAPVTPGGAGVGPASEEDMTKLCNHRRKAVAMATLYRSMETTCSHSSPGEGASPQMFHTVSPGPPSVRPPCRVPPTAPLNGGPGSLPQEAPSVPQSFPLVAGPAGLFPPPRPPDPVPSGGSSSPCFLPRGNAPSPAPPPPPAISLNAPSYNWRASLRSSLVPSDLGSPPAPHASSSPPSDSPLFHCSDALTPPPLPPSNNLPAPPGPSGPPGPATQPPVSSATMHLPLVLGSLGGAPTVEGPGAPPFLASSLLSAAAKAQHPPLPPPSTLQGRRPRAQAPSASHSSPRPSQRRPRRPPTVLRLLEGGGAPPTPRRSRPRAPAPVPQAFPLPEPSQPSHPILPSVLSLLGLPTPGPSHSDGSFNLLGSDAHLPPPPTLSSGSPPQPRHPSQPSLPGTTSGSLSRVPGAPAPPAASKAPVVPSPVLQSPSDGLGMGAGPACPLPPLAGGEAFPFPSPEQGLALSGAGFPGMLGALPLPLGLGQPPPSPLLSHSLFGVLAGGGQPPPEPLLPPPGGPGPPLAPGEPEGPSLLVASLLSPPPSDLLPPPPAPPSNLLASFLPLLALGPTAGDGEGSAEGAGGPSGEPFSGLGDLPPLLFPPLSAPPTLIALNSALLAASLDPPSGTPPQPCVLSAPQPGPPTSSVTTATTDPGASSLGKAPSNSGRPPQLLSPLLSASLLGDLSSLASSPGSLPGLLQPPGPLLSSQLGLQLLPGGGAPPSLSETSSPLACLLQSLQQIPPEQPDAPCLPPESPASALEPEPARPPLSALAPPHGSPDPPVPELLTGRGSGKRGRRGGGGLRGINGETRPGRGRKPGSRREPGRLALKWGTRGGFNGQMERSPRRTHHWQHNGELTEGGAEPKDPPLSGPRSEDLKVPPGTVRKSRRGRRRKYNPARNSSSSRQDVTLEPSPTTRAAVPLPPRARPGRPAKNKRRKLAP, from the exons ATGAATGGGGGCAATGAGACCAGTGGAGCAGACAGAGCTGGGGGCCCTGTGGCCACATCTGTCCCCATCGGTTGGCAGCGCTGTGTGCGAGAGGGTGCTGTGCTCTATATCAG CCCAAGTGGCACAGAGCTGTCTTCCTTGGAGCAGACCCGGAGCTACCTCCTCAGCGATGGGACCTGCAAGTGCGGTCTGGAGTGTCCACTCAATGTCCCCAAG GTTTTCAACTTTGACCCCTTGGCCCCGGTGACCCCGggcggggctggggtggggcctgCATCAGAGGAGGACATGACCAAGCTGTGCAACCACAGGCGGAAAGCTGTTGCCATGGCAACTCTGTACCGCAGCATGGAGACCACCTGCTCACACTCTTCTCCTG GAGAGGGAGCGAGCCCCCAAATGTTCCACACTGTGTCCCCAGGGCCCCCCTCTGTCCGCCCTCCTTGTCGAGTTCCCCCCACAGCTCCTCTTAATGGGGGTCCTGGCTCCCTCCCCCAAGAAGCCCCCTCAGTTCCTCAGTCCTTCCCCCTTGTAGCAGGCCCTGCAGGGCTCTTCCCACCACCACGGCCTCCTGATCCAGTTCCCTCTGGGGGTAGCAGCAGCCCTTGTTTCCTCCCGAGGGGCAatgctccctccccagccccacctcctccacctgctaTCAGCCTCAATGCCCCCTCCTACAACTGGAGAGCGTCTCTCCGGTCCAGCCTGGTGCCCTCCGACCTGGgctctcctccagcccctcacgcctcctcctccccaccttcaGACTCTCCTCTCTTCCACTGTAGTGATGCCTTAAcacctcctcccctgcccccgaGCAATAATCTCCCTGCTCCCCCTGGTCCCTCTGGTCCCCCTGGTCCCGCCACTCAGCCACCAGTGTCTTCAGCCACTATGCACCTGCCCTTGGTCCTGGGGTCCTTGGGAGGGGCCCCCACAGTGGAGGGGCCTGGGGCACCCCCATTCCTTGCTAGCAGCCTACTCTCTGCAGCGGCCAAGGCACAGCATCCCCCGCTGCCCCCTCCCAGCACTTTACAGGGCCGGAGGCCCCGTGCCCAGGCACCCTCAGCTTCCCACTCATCACCCCGCCCCTCGCAGCGTCGTCCTCGCCGGCCCCCAACTGTCTTGCGATTGCTAGAAGGGGGAGGAGCCCCTCCAACCCCTAGACGGAGCCGTCCTCGGGCCCCTGCTCCCGTCCCCCAGGCCTTTCCTCTCCCGGAGCCTTCCCAGCCATCCCATCCTATCCTCCCCTCTGTGCTGTCCCTGCTGGGACTCCCCACCCCCGGCCCTTCCCACTCGGACGGAAGCTTTAACCTTTTGGGGTCAGATGCacaccttcctcctcccccaaccctctCCTCAGGGAGCCCTCCCCAGCCCAGGCACCCCAGTCAGCCCTCTCTGCCTGGGACCACCAGTGGCAGCCTCAGCCGTGTGCCAG GTGCCCCTGCCCCACCAGCTGCCTCCAAAGCCCCTGTGGTGCCCAGTCCTGTGCTTCAAAGCCCATCTGATGGGCTGGGGATGGGGGCGGGCCcagcctgccctctgcctcccttggCTGGAGGGGAGGCTTTCCCTTTCCCCAGCCCTGAGCAGGGCCTGGCACTCAGTGGAGCTGGCTTCCCAGGGATGCTGGGGGCCTTGCCTCTCCCTCTGGGTCTGGGACAGCCCCCCCCTTCTCCCTTACTCAGCCACAGTTTATTTGGTGTGCTGGCCGGGGGAGGACAGCCTCCTCCTGAGCCCCTGCTGCCCCCACCAGGGGGACCTGGCCCCCCCTTAGCCCCAGGCGAGCCCGAAGGGCCTTCGCTTCTGGTGGCTTCTTTGCTTTCTCCGCCCCCTTCagacctcctcccccctcctcctgcgCCCCCCAGCAACCTTCTTGCTTCTTTTCTGCCCCTGCTGGCCCTGGGCCCCAcagctggggatggggagggatcTGCAGAGGGCGCCGGGGGTCCAAGTGGGGAGCCATTTTCAGGTTTAGGAGACCTGCCCCCCCTACTATTTCCCCCCCTCTCAGCCCCCCCGACCCTCATAGCTTTAAATTCCGcgctgctggctgccagcctggacCCCCCCTCGGGGACACCTCCCCAG CCCTGTGTCCTGAGTGCCCCCCAACCTGGACCACCTACCTCCAGTGTCACCACGGCAACTACTGACCCGGGGGCCTCCTCTCTGGGCAAGGCCCCCTCCAACTCAGGGAGACCCCCCCAACTTCTTAGCCCTCTGCTGAGTGCCAGCCTGCTGG GTGACCTGTCTTCACTGGCCAGCAGCCCTGGAAGCCTCCCCggcctgctgcagcctcctggCCCTCTCCTGTCCAGCCAGCTGGGACTGCAGCTCCTCCCTGGGGGGGGAGCGCCTCCCTCCCTGTCAGAGACTTCTAGTCCCCTCGCCTGCCTGCTACAGAGTCTCCAG cagATCCCTCCAGAGCAGCCAGATGCCCCCTGTCTGCCCCCCGAGAGCCCCGCCTCAGCCCTCGAACCGGAGCCTGCCCGGCCTCCCCTCAGTGCCTTAGCCCCACCCCACGGTTCTCCTGACCCCCCAGTCCCTGAGCTGCTCACTGGGAGGGGGTCAGGAAAACGGGGccggaggggaggaggggggcttAGGGGCATTAATGGTGAGACCAGGCCAGGCAGAGGCCGAAAGCCTGGCAGCCGCCGAGAGCCTGGCCGACTGGCCCTCAAGTGGGGGACACGTGGTGGCTTCAATGGACAAATGGAACGGTCCCCAAGAAGGACCCACCACTGGCAGCATAATGGGGAGCTAACTGAGGGGGGTGCTGAGCCCAAGGATCCACCCCTTTCTGGGCCCCGTTCTGAGGACCTTAAG GTGCCCCCAGGGACAGTCAGAAAGTCTCGTCGTGGCCGGAGGAGAAAATACAA CCCTGCCCGGAACAGCAGTAGCTCCCGCCAGGACGTTACCTTGGAACCCAGTCCTACCACCCGA GCGGCtgtccctctgcctccccgggCCCGCCCTGGACGTCCTGCCAAAAATAAGAGGAGGAAACTGGCCCCGTAG